The proteins below are encoded in one region of Hordeum vulgare subsp. vulgare chromosome 3H, MorexV3_pseudomolecules_assembly, whole genome shotgun sequence:
- the LOC123439465 gene encoding tonoplast dicarboxylate transporter-like, whose amino-acid sequence MVNGAWRWSQFAGRSVMEETERQATGSPSNSVGFSTGYITIKDMVVTGMPIKIVGVAALTVLLPTLGVALFGMDQKV is encoded by the exons ATGGTCAATGGGGCATGGAGATGGAGCCAGTTCGCCGGCCGTAGCGTCATGGAGGAGACGGAGAGACAGGCCACCGGGTCGCCCAGCAACTCCGTCGGGTTCAGCACCGGCTACATCACCATCAAGGACATGGTGGTCACCGGCATGCCCATCAAGATTGTCGGCGTTGCCGCTCTCACGGTCCTGCTGCCAACGCTAG GTGTTGCGCTTTTTGGCATGGATCAGAAGGTATAG
- the LOC123439466 gene encoding uncharacterized protein LOC123439466 produces MAQPAGWKAMYQQVVIEADGSCADVEHRVAAARTALESPEAVLTSRDPTGVYTLLKSALDNVEQASDSLSAFIIHAVAAERLALHGCGPIPSQPVARIADLRDDHHDRHDERLALNRLEDARDFAKRALRGVDGALKLLGSVQYMLRDLGAGAAGRRQAMKEQLQAAARELQLVAVSVCNTRSLARMATEPPIGQ; encoded by the coding sequence atggCGCAGCCGGCAGGATGGAAGGCGATGTACCAGCAAGTGGTGATCGAGGCGGACGGCAGCTGCGCCGACGTCGAGCACAGAGTCGCCGCCGCGCGTACGGCGCTGGAGTCCCCGGAGGCGGTGCTGACCTCCCGCGACCCCACGGGGGTCTACACCTTGCTGAAGTCCGCGCTGGACAACGTCGAGCAAGCATCCGACTCCCTCTCCGCCTTCATCATCCACGCGGTGGCGGCCGAGCGCCTGGCGCTCCACGGCTGCGGCCCCATCCCGTCGCAGCCGGTGGCCCGCATCGCCGACCTCCGCGACGACCACCACGACCGCCACGACGAGCGGCTCGCTCTGAACAGGCTCGAGGACGCCAGGGACTTCGCCAAGCGCGCGCTCCGCGGGGTGGATGGAGCCCTCAAGCTCCTGGGCTCCGTCCAGTACATGCTTCGCGACCTCGGCGCCGGCGCGGCAGGGCGCAGGCAGGCGATGAAAGAGCAGCTCCAGGCCGCCGCCCGCGAGCTCCAGCTCGTGGCGGTCAGCGTGTGCAACACGCGCTCGCTGGCCCGCATGGCCACCGAGCCTCCCATCGGCCAGTGA